In Cryptomeria japonica chromosome 5, Sugi_1.0, whole genome shotgun sequence, the genomic window CTTCAATAAACATCttctttataatttaaaaaattattttatttatttagcccttcctctaataattaaataaatacttttttttaattaattcattacatgtTCTCCCTTTTAACATTAGCCCTCTGCACTTGTTCACACAGATCATAATTGAAATTCATAGGCATGTGACAAGTGACAATCgtctcttcattcactttgtgtGTTCTCCAATGTCAATACACCTCTTAATCTCCTCCCCCCATttcaaatttaacctcttaatcctattttctctcatccACCTATTTATTTCCTCCATTCGTCTCTACCTACCCTTCAATTCTATTGATTCTCATTCATCTATTAGATCCTAGCCATTCATATAATTTAACCTCTTAATATTAGCCCTTCATTCTTAGGATGATCTCTATAAAAAAGTGCCTCCTCCTCTCATTATCCATAATCAAGAAATCATACTTACATTATGTCAGATCATTCTAGCATACTTAATCACAATCATGCATCATAAAAAAAAATCCATTAATCCCTGAGCTCTTGTCCAAGTGCAAGACAAATTTGAGAGCACCCATATCAAATACAAGATCAAGGAGGATAGTTGAACAATGAAGCAAGCCTTTCTTCCATGAGAAGGTAAAGCTTttcttattttatgttatttgcatGTATTTGTAGATCTCTACTAATGTTGTGTTGAACTAGTTTGTAGATATAGGGTTAGTGGTTAGATCttagttagggtttacaaataagataaaattcaacataaacattttggcatcccCAGTGGGACTCTGATCCGTATTTATTTTCCAATCATTTTATTGATTTTTGTAGTTTTTTAGAAGTTGCAGGTTGGATCTATAATGAATTTCCATTTTCAAGAAATTTTGTTGTGTTTGTGGGTTTTTTTAATCTCATTTCTATATTTATCAGTAGGATCTTCTATTTTTGAGTATATGATCTCTTTTGACATGTTTTCTCAAATTTTGAAGGGTCTCTATTTCTGGTAATTATCCCTCCTTTTTTGGTaattatttttacctttttggTAGTTCCTTCATATTATTAGTTTATGTCTGCATTTCTGGTAAGACTTTCCACATTTTCGGCTTCTTTCTACATCTCTTTTAATTCTTTTGGTGTTTCTATTCCTTGATGTGTTTTTGGTCTTGACACATATTTGGTCATTATTGATGCATATTTGGTCATTCTTGACACATATTTAGTCATTCTTGACGTGTATATGGTCATTCTCGATGTTTATTTGGGcattattgatgtatttttggtcTAGTGACACACATTTTTTTAATCTTGATGTGTATCTCTAGGGTCATTCTTGAAGTGCTTTTGGTCATCCTTGAAGTTTTTTTGGCTTTCTATTCCTCCAAAATTTAATAGTTTTTACAAAAATAAGCATAACTTTTTCATATAATCTACCTCCTCTTGCACAAATAAGCCTTTCTTTGGAGTCTAAAGATACCCAATCTATCCCAAATGTGTCTGCAGATGTTTCTGATGAACAACAAGATCAAACATTTGTTGATATGGTCAAACATGTTCCTGCTGATGTCGTTGATAATCAAGCAGTGGACAACTCTGGTGATGCTATTCAGGATCCTCCTGAGATAGAAATTTTTGTAGAAATGATAGCAAAGGTGTTAGGAGAAGTGGAGAAGACCAAAGATGATGGCCAAGAGGGTGAAAAGGATAAGAGTGTCACCTTTTCCTTATTTCTATAATTTCTCGCCCCTAAGCTGCAATTTCTTCCCATAAAATATTTTGGGGAAGTAAAGATTGTACTTAGGAAGTTACCTTTGTAAGCAAAAGAAGAGACTTAGTCAGACACTTTACCCCACAAGATCTATACAATAAATGTCACACTCCCCATTCCATGTTTCTAATTTTAGTAACATTTTAAAAAGCCATTTTTTTATGGACACATGTTGTCCAAAAGGAATGTTTTGGCCTTGGTTAGGCCCTTAACCCGTAGGTACATAGCTTGGggtcctaaaaattgaaaaaatacacAAACCAAGGTTCTTTTGACTCCTCCAAGATCTTCTTAAAAATTACCTATGGATCAACATGACAAGGGCATGCCATAAACTTATCTACCCAAGTCATACCTCAATTTCGAAGATTATATTGcctattttaataatttaaaaattaaatttataaaatttctATACAGATTTGTTATTCACAAGACTCACACTTGACTTTAACATGGCACATAATAACATATACTTAAACACTTTGGCAGCCTCAATGAGACATCTCACAAAAATACAAGGAACGTGACTGACTTATTTACAACACCTTTTACATGTGACATTTAATAACACTCATGAAAGTATCACATTATGAACACATTTCACTTCGGGAATGAGGCATTACCCTTCCAAATGGGCAACACCTTTGCCTCATTGTGTTCACCTAGGGTTCTTGGGTAGCCTCTAAAATTTCCCTAGCTTTTCGAATTAGGTACTTGCACACTTGCACCTAAACATTCATATATCCAAAAAAATAATACACATATAACCATTGCATTCACATTAAGACCAAACATTGCACAATCCTTTCCTCAAATATACAATTCAGGCACCTAAATCATGATGAAAATAATCGAACATGCACAAGATCATTCaacataatttaataaaaaaatcaaaacaatactTGATAATCCACATTGTATTAGAAACATGCATGAAATCAAATCAACATAATTTGATCGAGAAAACATAACAATTATAATAATCCACATGGTGTTGGGAACATGCATGTAATTAGTATATTATTAATGAAAAGGTTGAAGTCTTTCATGCCATTTTTCAAGGCAACTACCCTTCGACAAGCATTAAGACAATCAAGAAGTCTAAGGTGGGGGATGTAGGTACATGTAAGATTCTTAGAGTGTCATTGGACAACATGGATGCAAACTTGGATGAGCTCATGTTGCCCCAGCCAAGCCTGGGGACGAGGCTTCGCAACAAGGATAAGGGTATGTGGATAATATTAGTAAGAAAGTTTTGTTGATTAATGAAGAGGTCATTCAGAAAAATGATAAAGTAGGCAATCTTCTGTAGTTTTGTTAGGGTATTATGTTTTCTCTCTCGGTTTGGGCTTTGTTGTTCTATTTTTTGAGGACCGGTTGGCATCTATTTTGCTGCTGGGTCCTGGATAACTATGttctatcttttattttcttgacTCTGATTTCTGTAAAACCAGTTTTCCCCTTTAATCAATACTTCTTTTTTAAATttagagaaattaaaaaaaaacttataaagTCTATCATTACTAAAAAATTGTTCCTATAATACCAAATTTTTTTTTGGACCAATcataatacaaataaaatatttcTACAATATATTAAGTTtagaaatataaatattaattttataaaaaccaaatttaatttaaaacaaaaCTATTACTTGATTAGTATTGCCAAGTGAAGTACTAATAACTCCATACAATATACACACCCTAGACCCCATAATAACATCATATGAATCTACAAGATATATGGCAAGGGAATCCTCGCTCAACTAAAAATTTATGCTTCTTTGGCTACTTGCAAATGCTTTTCTAAACACGTAACCTCGAGAAACAGAAAGGCGAAGCTTTGCCTAGACAGTTTTGAAATAATTTTCGAATTCGAGCAGTTGTAAAGGCAAATTCTATTTATTACACTCAAACCATCAATAGCACATTATTCATTCATTCGATGTCAGTTATCCATAACCTTACACACCTCACAATCCGGCTTTATTTCTTTGCAAGCCTTTTCTAAATTCAAGAATAATGTTGACAATAGCAATTTCTTCCCCAAAGAATcttattaaaaaacattattttatGTCTCATTAATAAACGatatctcattttcaattgaaccAGTTGACAATGGCATTTTGTTCCCCATAGAATTCGATACAACAGATTATTTTATAACTTAAGAAATCAGCCTTCTCTATCCTATAATGATGTGCTCCTATAATTCCAAACTTTGAACGTGGTATTTGGAATCAATTGCAAATAATTGAAACAGAAATCAAATTTTGTTATTCTTGAATGAACATTTTCTTTTTATCGACTTCCCTATGAATGTGGACTTTATTGCCGATGACAACAGGAAATAGATGAATATGTTTAATGGTCACATGCATCTCTAACTATGCCACTTCTACACGTCACTCAATTGCCCCACTGAAAATCAAGTGGCCTCTCATTGCTATAAGCATTCCCTAAATCATCCATTGTTGTGCAACCAAAAAATTGTAGAGTACATTTTTACTATATAGCATTTGTTTCACACACTCTGCTTAGGGAAGCACAATGAAGAAAGTTGTAGCAGTGGTACTTATTGTTATGATTGAGGTGGCAACTAGCATGCCAGTGTTAATGGCATGGAATCCTGTTCCTCAACCTCCTCCAGCTCCAGCTCCAGCAAAATTCCCACTTGATGCTCTGAAGGTGGGGGCCTGTGTTGAAGTGCTTAGTGGCCTTGTGCACATAGGCATTGGAGACCCAATTGTAAACCAGTGTTGCCCTGTGATTGAAGGAGTTTTGGCATTGGAGGCAGCGCTGTGTTTGTGTACAGCAATAAGGGCTAAGCTTCTCAACCTCGATATACTTGTTCCAGTAGCACTGTAGCTTATTGCTTCTTGTGGAATGACTCCTCCTCCGGGCTTCAAATGCCCTGATTAGTAAGCTGCTTATTATGAGCAGATGTCAATGGCTGTTGCCTACATCTGCCCCTGCTCTCTATCTTAATTGAAGTTATCTAGATAAATAATATGTGCTTTCTTAGACTTAAATAGACATATTATATATACACTAGTTCCACTAATATGTTGAGTATTTCTTCAGTTTTGATTCCTTCCACATTTGCACTGATATTGAAAATACTGCCTTATCGTGGTTATTTGATTTTGGGTTTTTGAATTCAAGCACTAGGCTTTGTGAATACATTACAAATATTCTTATTTGACTAGgcaatgttttaattttattacaCAACTCTCTCTCTCTACACATTAGTTTCTTTTTTTCTGGTGGTTGAGGTTGAATGGCAAGGGAGAGGGGTCAGTAGTTGTACAGGGTCTAATAGTCGTTATAGAAATTGTGTTTATAATATCTAGTCTTGTCATATATTATACTGtaaattgtaaataaataatctACATGTAAGTAAAAAGTTATCAAATGTTGGTCAAAATAGACCAATACTTGAACACAAGATAACCTATAAATGTTTTATAAAAAAGGCATAACTATATTCATTAACAAGAGAAAtaattcattttttgtttcaaataaatatcatagctatccactataagtgtgtcatttataaaattaagatgctcacttaaacaagtattgttatcatagtgaaaaaatattatttGTATCTGTACAACTATTAGGGTAGCAatgcatatgcattggagtatttcatattaaaaagttgtcttatcacaaatataaaaggtgagcacaataaataccttgtttttttCCATGAAATGTGAGAGATTTTCCAAAAGTTTTAATGTTCAACAATTGGTCTCTTTGTGTTCAATATAAGTTGTATTCTATATAGTAATATGTTGTTTatataaaatgattttttattttgtgtttaa contains:
- the LOC131072744 gene encoding 36.4 kDa proline-rich protein-like; translation: MKKVVAVVLIVMIEVATSMPVLMAWNPVPQPPPAPAPAKFPLDALKVGACVEVLSGLVHIGIGDPIVNQCCPVIEGVLALEAALCLCTAIRAKLLNLDILVPVAL